The Ascaphus truei isolate aAscTru1 chromosome 3, aAscTru1.hap1, whole genome shotgun sequence genome includes a region encoding these proteins:
- the LOC142490863 gene encoding uncharacterized protein LOC142490863 — MLYVFQGRTSSASKKEKWNEIILGVNACGNRVRDKNNCRKRFDDIRARLKKKIQQLRLHACGTGGGPPAQRLILTPLEEQLREKLLPVVVEGLSGDRDIGIYSSEFPPVAPGGHVSPETEQVCSPGSCSSSHPEEHNDAKDTEMLLSENEEVPIQTVTQAIPPASNTYAAIAASEEKIVVAENRRHADMMSVLERMISLQEETISQLAHLHRVFIEVPKKLQTVNTTLEAVVVQLTQANHLRMTTTAHQFSFTPSQDGSLHAANFSPHASDIHSPGRDVTGTVAASSVHVPLYFQPLPTCCRKSGADTYKGGTKKKNAQAITINQFLEKN, encoded by the exons atgttgtatgtatttcaagggcggacaagttcagcaagcaaaaaagagaaGTGGAATGAAATAATActtggtgtgaatgcgtgtgggaatcgtgtcagggacaagaataattgtcgcaagagatttgacgatattagggcaagattaaaaaagaaaatacaacaactACGCTTGCATGCTTGTGGCACTGGAGGAGGGCCGCcagcacaacgtctcatattaactccattggaggagcagcttcgtgaaaaattacttcccgtcgtcgtggagggtttgtccggtgacagagacatcggaatttattcctctgaatttccaccag ttgctcctggaggacacgtgtcacctgagactgagcAAGTGTGTTCACCTGGCTCATGCAGCTCATCGCACCctgaag aacataatgatgccaaagacacagaaatgctATTAAGTGAAaatgaagaggttcccattcaaacagtgacacaggcaattcctccagcaagtaacacatacgcagcaatagcagcttctgaagaaaaaattgttgtagcagaaaatcgtcgccatgcagatatgatgtcagtgcttgaaaggatgatatcactgcaggaagaaacgatatcacaattggcacatctccatagagtcttcattgaagttcctAAAAAATTACAAACAGTAAACACGacattagaagcagtagttgttcagctaacccaagctaatcacttgagaatgactacaacaGCACATCAATTCAGCTTCACCCCATcacaggatggatctttacatgctgctaatttttcaccccatgcatctgatattcattccccaggacgggatgttaccggtacagtagctgcaagttctgtgcatgttcctctcTACTTCCAACCGCTGCCAACCTGCTGTAGAaaatctggagctgacacctacaaaggaggcaccaaaaagaaaaatgcacaagcaaTTACTATTAACCAGTTTTTggaaaaaaactaa